ACGCGTTGATGTTTCGCGCCCTTCCGTCAGATCGGAAGCAATGAAATACAAATGTCCGGCGAGACGGTCCGCCGTAATCGTTGGAAAATAATTAAAAAAAGATGTATCGGTTTTTTCCTGCGCGGTGAGTGATAAAGTCATGCACACTACCAAGAGTGAGAGCGATTTCATACGTATCCTCGATTTATGTTTTTCAAGAAATTAGGTTCCAAATACAATAATTAAATCAAAGATAAAGGTCTTGAACGATATTGCTCTTTTAATATGTGAGTTTTTCACGGCAGCTATGATGAATTTTCATTCAGGGATTTGGTCGTTTAGCGCAATTTGACTTCGTAAAACGCATCCCGAATTAAGCAACCCTGAACAGTGCGATCAAAAAAATCGCCAAGATATTTATCATCGCCTGCAAACTCCTTCCGTATGGCCGCCAGATCCATGGTTTTTTGCACATCTTCAAGTTGAGCGCCATTACCCAGTTTGTAAAATACGCGGCGGACTTCGGAAACAGTCGTGGTCAATAAACGAACAATCTGGTTCAGGTAAGACATATCATTTAAAATTTCCCCATGCCCCGGAACAATCTGTACCGGACCAAGCGCGGCCATGCGCTGAAGCGTTCCATTCCATTCCGATGGATAGCCGCTGCATAAATACGGCGTCGGATAAACCAGAATATCACCCGTGATAAGAATTTTTTCTTTCGGAAGAAAAATGACCGCGTCACCGGCGGTATTGCCGAGTCCCATGTGTTTAATTTGGACTTCACGGTTACCGAGATTAATATTTAATTCCGTTTCGAAAGAAAGATTCGGAAGCCGGTCGGTGAAATTGACAAATTCAGCGACAACTTTCTCACGGGCAGCGATATCGTTTTTAATCGCTTTAATTGCATCTTCTTTAAGAGGATTTCCATTCTCATCTTTTCCCGATTCGACTTTTTGTTTGAGTTTTTTCAAATCGTTCGGATACCGGATCAGCCACTCTTTATTGAAGCCTTCCATTTCTTCCAGCGTCACTTTGTGAGCGATGATACCGATGGATGGAAACGCCGCGGCGTACGTACTGTTACCCCATGTGTGATCGTAATGCCAATGCGTATTAACAAGATAGCGTACCGGCTTGTCCGTCCACGTTTTTATTTTTGCAATGTCTTCGCGTGCGGTGGACGGTAAAAAACAGGCATCGACTACCAACACTTCGCGTTCGCCGACGATAACCGTGGTGTTGCCTTGAGGAAATCCCGTGGCCGCGGCATTGTGGTGAATGACGTAAACGCCGTCGGCAATTTTCTTCGGTTCAAGCGGCGGAGCTATGCCGGTTTCTTTGTCGACAACGTACATACCGCACGACGGACACATCCCCTGTTTAGTAAAAATTTCACCGTCGCGGATGCAACCGCACGGAATACAAACATACGTGCGAGCCGTTTCCTGTTTTTGAGACCACCCTGAACATGTACATCCCAAAAGTATGACGAGAAGTGAACAGATAAATCGTTTCATTTTGTTTTCCGATAAAGTGAATGATTATTGAATGCGTTTTTTGTTGAATCGGGGATCCGTTTTGCTCCAATTGGGTTGAGTTACTCTCATAACTAAGGCATCCTGCCGCCCGAATCCGATATTTTCCGAGTAGGCGCCGATCAACAGCGAACCGTCCGTCATCGGTAAAATGGCGGTACCATAATCGCTCTTGGACCCTCCGAATGTTGAAACGAAACCTTCAAAACTTCCTGTTGAATCGAGACGCGTCACAAAAATATCCCACTCGCCGGCGCCGGCGCTTTTTGTGTAGCCGGTCAGCCAGCAGCGTCCTGAAGAATCAATATGACTCATCATCACCCGGTCGTCTTCGGAACCGCCAAAGATCTCTACGCGTAATACTTCGCCTGTTGGTCTGAGAGTTATGGCCATCATATCATTGACCGCTGCATTCCAACTGCTGGTATATCCGGCTGCTTGAATACGTCCATCGGGATAAATCTGTAAACTATGCGGTATGTCGGTTCCACCGTCCGTGCCGACTTCTTGTTTCCACACTTCTGTTCCGTCTTGATTGATTTTGATGAACAAGACATCAGTATTGGTATTGTGTTCGGTGGTACCGGTTAATACGAAGCCGCCGTCGGTCGTGGGTTCAATGTAAAGCGCCTGATCATTTTCGGGTCCGCCATACGTTTTGCGCCATTGCTCAATTCCGCCATTATTAATTTTAATCAACAGTACGTCGCGCTTTCGTGTGCTGTCGCCTTCGGTAAAACCGGCCAGGATAAATCCTCCGTCCAATGCCGGTGCAATATCCGTAGCGCGATCGTACCGTGAATCGCCGAAGGCATTTTCTTTAATAATATACCCGTCGTGAGTAAGAATGGCTGAATAAGCATCGATGCCTCCGTGACCAATGCGGGTTGTAAAACCGCCGACGGCAAATAGGCTGTCGTACGTTTCCGTTACCGCCCAGAAAGCATCGACGCCACCGCCAATGCCATGTTCGCGTGTCCAAATGATTTTTCCATTGGGAGTAAATTTTGAAATCAGGCTGTGCCAATCGGATTTGGTGTCGTCGCGATTTAGAAAACCCACGGCTACAAAATTACCATCGCGAGTCGGAATGATGTGATTAATCCAATCGTCCAGAGGAGAAGTATAATCAATACGCCAGACAATTTTCGAAGAGCCGTCGCTGGTGAAATTTTCTACACGCTCCCATCCGATCACTATCAGGCAGATCAATAAATAGATCATGTTCTAAATTGTGTTTTATATGGTTCGGATGGAATATATTGAAATGAGAGGGGAGAGTCTTGAACGATCTTGCAGTCAAAGACGGTTAGAAACGAACGGTTTGATAGAGTTTGTAAAAGATCACGGAACCGGGAATCTGCTGTTCAAATTCAATCAGTTCACTTTCTTTCTCACCGGGATAAATATGGGTAATGATGATTGATTTGGGGTGAATCCATTGTTCGACCAACTTACGGTTATCGGCATCGTACACCACCCAGAGAGGGAGGATCGCGATATCGATGTTATCGTGTAATAGGTTCAGCGCTTTCAAAACCTGACCATCCGCATTCATATCCCCGACATGAAGTATTTTTTTTCCACCTATATCGATAATATATCCGATATTTTGTACGGCGTGATGACGTTGTGGAGAGGAGTGTGGAATATTTAGTGCAATAACCGTATAAGGCATGCCCGACAGCGTGTCTCTGTCGGCTGGTTTTAATGAGAAGACACGTTTCCGAACCAACGAGAAATCTTCATATAACGCCATTGAATCGGCCGCTTGTTGCGGAACACATGCGCGGGCATCGGGATGTTTCAAAAAACGTAACGTTAACGAAGGCTCAAAATGATCACGGTGGCGATGCGTGACGAATAGCGAGCGCGTGTTTTCGAAACGTCCTTGTCGATTTATAATTGAGTCAACCAGCGATTGAGGCGGATACATATACAGCGAATCATAAAAACTATGCAACCCGTCAATGATCAGCGATTGTTTTTCGTCCTGGATCAGCACACCCATATTGCCTAAATAGCTGATGCTGAACGTTTGCGATTGAACAGCCGGTGCGATCAGTGCACAGCAGCAGACAATGAGATTATAAAACTTCACGAGGAAAGTTTTTTTTTGGATTTAAAAATGAGATGCACAATTTCAACCTAATTCATCCATATTAGTTGCAATTGAATTCATGTAACCATCAACATCAGGGCGCTGAGGATCAGACATGATACATTTCACCCATGCGCTGCGCTCCTGCCATATCACGGCACAATCCCACACACACATATTCATACCGGTAAGCGTATTGAAACGGTAATCCAGCGGATGATCGATCGGCGCAACAAAACTATGCGTGACGATCATATTTTCATCAGCAAACCAATTAAAGGAAATAAAATTGGCGTTCCACCCGTTGTGTAAAATAATAAATCCAATTCCATACGATGAAACTTTGGACACGTCGGGAATTTTTTTCCACAATCTTTTGACAAGAGTAAGATATTCTGAACTTGCTTGTGTATTAGAATGGTAGGTGATTGTATAAATTTTAAAACTCCATTCGTCGATCATCCAATGGCCGAGATAGCCAAGCGCTCTTGGAGCAAAAGGTTCTGACAGTTTAATAGGGATAACATTCATAGGGTAAAAAATTTTACAAGAGTATGTTGCTAATAGCAATATATAAATGCCAATGTAAAAATCTTGAACGATATTGACTTTTTGAATTCATCTTGTTCGGTAGTTATGTTTGGTATAAATTGATGAAATAAATACTGTCGCCACATTGATGACCACTAGCAAGAAAGAGCGTCCAAATGAAATCACTACGCGGCTTTGCTTCTTCGCTTAGCTTTCTATCAGCCGTTCCTGTCGCAGTACTGTATCAAATTTTTTTTGACCGCGGCGTTGAAGCGCTTATTCACTGGATATTTGCCATGGGCTTTGCATTCAGTGCATTTGCCGTATTTGACTTTAAGGTCGCGAAATGGGCTAACATGCTCGCTTCGGCTGCAACTGCCGCCTTGTCTGTAATATTTTTTACACAAGGATTAAGCTTTTTGATCGGCCATGAACGCCTTTCAAATATTGCACTCAATGTTTTAGGGCAGGAGTTGGAACGAGGATTGTGCGATGTTTTTATTATTTGGTTGGTAATACTGTTGTTCGTGGATAGCAAGGGCGTTACGCGAATTTTTGGCTTTATATCTATGTCAATCGTCGTCGCAGTGGAAATTTATACCATTTTACTTCCGGGTAATGCGCCGGATGGTTTAAAAGCATTGTATCTGTTGGCATTTGTCTGGTTCTTATTTGAAAGCTTGAAAAAGCAAAATGAGGCTGCATAAAATTTAATAGCTTTGCCGACATATTATTTGTCTTGAAAGAAATCACTTTTTAGAATGTCTTTTTCTCCTGTAATTTGAAGCCGGATAATTTTTTTATCGGGTGGAAATATCATAGTAAACGTAAAAAAGGCGCAGCAATCTCTTTCAAAATTTACAAAATCAATCAGCTGGTTGGCCGTCTCGTCGGATGCATCGAAAATCCATTCGAAGCCGTCGGTGAGCTCGTTCACATCGGTGCTTTTGGACAAAAGCTCTTGTTTGATTTCCTTGCTTCGTTTAACTTGTTCGGCGCTATTAAGTTTGCAAGCCACAATAGGTTTGTCATTCGTCTCATCCGCACAACAAGGATCGGCAGGCGTGAACCTGTTTTTTAAAATCGGTAGAAAACACAATAAAGCCAAAGCAACAACGACTAAACTAATTAATATAATTTTCCAATTCATGACTTGCTCCTTGATCTAATAATTTATCGGATCAATATAAGGATTGGAGTATAGTCCAGAGTCAAGAGGTTTTTTATGTTCATCGGCGAAGTTTCAAAAAAAACCGGATTTAGCCGCGACACAATTCGTTTTTATGAAAAAGTAGGGGTGATCGGAAAAAATCTTTCACGCGGCGAAAACCGATATCGGCAATACGGCGATACAGACATTCTGCGCCTCCAGCGTATTAAAAAAATCAAAGCGTACGGCTTTACGCTTACGGAAATCAAAAAAATTCTGGAAGCTTGGGAGACGGACACCGTTACCTGTAATGCTATGTTGAAAATTGCACGAAAAAAGACCCGGGAAATAGAAATTAAAATCCGGGAGATGGAACGAATAAAAGAACGTATCAGCGTTGAATTCAAACGATGCGCTCTTCAATGTTACAATAACCGATGCAAAATTTTATAAATGAAAATACGTTGATAGCATGGCTGATTACCGTGTCGGTGGAGTATATAATCTGGCTAGCCTGGATCCGGCGCTTTCCGATCAGGCTCTTAGGGTGTTGCATTCTGGTCAATACGCTGACACAACCGTTGGCTGTGTGGATTTACCATTCGTGGGCGCTGAGCCTGCCGGATTATAAAGGCGGACACGTGATCAGATTATTGCTGATCGTAGAGACAGGCGTTATAACGGCCGAATGGATTTTAGTAAAATGGTTTCTGGGTCATTCCTGGACACGCACGTTTTGGATCGTACTTAGCGCGAACGCAGTGACGACGGCGTTGAGTTTTTTATACTGAACGTTGATCTAATTAGTATTAGTTTTGACAGCTCTTCTGACTCAATATCTTATAAACTTTTTTAAAAACTTGCGGAGGATTGTATGAAATCCATCATGTTTTTGTTCATCACCGCGATAATGTTTTGCGGGTGTTCACAGCCGCCCAAGGATCGTTTTAGTGTGACGGTCACAACGAATGATTCATTGATTCTTTTTGATGGTCAACCGATAGCTAGGATTCAGGATGAAATCGAAGAGGTAAGCTATGTAATGAGCACTCTGTCTGATACACTGGACAAACTTAAACAAGAGATGGTGGATTCGGCAGAACATTCCAATAAAAATTTTTATGGCCGCTTGTTTGTTGAAATGCCACCGCAATTATCATATAAGCTTGTTTTTAAAATAATTTTTAGCAGCCAATTTGCTCATTTTGGTGAGATCCGATTGCGTGGGACATTGAAAAATGGATCGAGGATTGAAATTCCGGTGATTTCCGATCAAGGAATAGGATTGTTACATCGAATTATTATAACGCCGAAAGGTGCGTTACTTTCCGTTTCTAATCGATGGGCTCCTCCAGCTGAATGTCGGGCTTCTTTGAATAATGAATCCGCTGGCTCAACTTTTGAGGTGATTGCTCCGGGCGAAAATGAAGGCTGGTCACCGTCGATTTTTGTTCCGGTGTCGGATGATCTCAAAGAGTTAAAAGAAGAGCTTGATTGGATTCAGTACGAACTGATGAAAATCGGATTTAGCGGTGGGAGACATTTTTTAATACAATGCACGGAGGATGTTTCATACGGAACCTTGTTTTCAGTTGCAGCGACCATCATAGAATCTATAAAACAAAGCTCTCAGGCGGAAAAAAATACTTTGGTCGATACGCTGCGGCCAATGCTTGAGCCTAACGGAAGTGTCTTTCGTTATTATAACGGGCTTACACGGTCTTACGATGACTTCTCGATCAGGACTTGGTTATTGAAAGACGGTATGCAGGATACCGTTGTGAATAGTGAATCGCGTTACCTGCTTCTTGGGTTTCCTAATATTTTACGTGCAGCGATTGAAGGCGGTAATACCGTTCGCATTCAAAAATTGAAAGAATACGGATACGATCTTAACCAATATGCTTTTCTGAATTTTTCGGTTAACGCTGCTTGGCGCGGTTTTACTCCTTTGTTGCTGGCCATCCAGTGTAATGAGCCGGAAATCGTAAAAACGCTGATCGCGTCCGGAGCTGATCTGAATAAGCGATCCGTTCAATTTAAAGAAATCATTACCGATTTGAAGGCAAAACGTTCTCCTACAATGATCGGTCGTGTCGTCTCGCCGCTTGCATTAGCCAATGAAAAAGGAAACAAAGAGATCGTCGAATTACTCAAATCGGCCGGTGCTGAATAGAAACCCTTATTCCGGTAAAACTTCTTTCCGACGTAATATACCGGCGCAGATCAGCGAGACGGCAAGGCCGACTGGAAATATTTCCATCAACGTAATTCCAAATCTAGGCAGGAAATTTTTATATATTTCCTTCATGCCATCCATATCTTTCGTTGCTTTTTCAATATCCGCTTCCGAAGCGCCTTCGTTTTTCATTTTTTTAACACAATAGTCCGCATATTCATTCATAAAATTATTTTTAGCGTTGGGGCTGCTTTGGTAATAAATTTCCCAACCGGTAGCATACATGAGTGATGCAATCACCGAGATTAAAAGGCCGATCTGCAATCCCGTTAAAAATTTAATAGACCCGTTTTGATGCCGATCGCGGTACGATTTGATTCCAAAAAAGATCATAGACAGAGATACGATCATGCTGGCATAGCCGACAAGGTCGCCATTGTCGAAAGTTAGAACGCCTTTTTCCATGAAAAACATCATGACCCATAAAAAGATCGTGATCAGGCCTCCACACAATAATCCAAATGTCCATACTATCTTGCGCATAGTTTTCTCCGTTTTTTAAAAAAATTTACCAAAATATAAGGTAGATGCGCCCGAAAGGCATCACTCAAAAGTATGATTTTAGGGCAAATCAGCTTAAGGATGCAGATTTAAGGGAGGATACGAAGTTCTTTGGCCCGTTGGATTGCTTGAGTACGCCGCCGGGCGTCTAATTTCATAAAAAGATTGGATGAATGAGTCTTAATCGTATTGATGGAAACGTAAAGTCTGTCAGCTATTTCTTGGTTGGATAATCCTTGTGCTATCAATTCGAGTATTTCATATTCACGTTTACTGATATCAAGTTTTTGTAAGGCTTTCTCATCACATGTAAAATCGGGGCGAGCGAGAATGACTTTAACCCGTGTCAATCGCCGTCCAGCCCAAACGCCAATGAAAGAAAAAATCACTGCCACCGCACCGATATAAATCTCCAGTGTAAAATCGCGAACAAAAAACCGGTACTCGATGAATTTAAGTAAAGCAATCAATGCCGCCATGGCGATGCCGTATAGAATAACTGTTTTAAACATGCCGAAAACTTGTAAAAAAAAGAGAAAAAAACAAGCCCTGAACCAAAGAGGTAAAGTTTTTCGTGGCAATCTTCGACGCGAGTTCGTACAATCATTTTTATCGATGTAACATCTATAATTATTAGGATACAACCGTATGAGTAGTCGCAGGGCTTTTTTGAAAGGAACGGCCATAGCTGCTGTTCCAACCATATTTAATTTTCCAGGGGCCATCGCTTCTTTGATATTGCCTGCATTTAATGCGGACGAAATCAATTTTTTCTTTGACGGCGATCGGAATTATACCGACCCGGAGTTTTATTCTAAAAAATTGTATGAACTTGCAAAAGCCACCAAAGATCAAGCCGATTTCTACGGGCAGGGCGGAGCTGTGGCTGCACTGGAGCAGGCTTTTGCCGCCGTAACCGGAAAAGAAAAGGCGATTTTCGTTCCGTCCGGCACGATGGCGAATCAGTTGGCATTAAAAATTCTGAGCGGAAATAACACCAAAATTTTTGTTCAGGAAACGAGCCATATTTTCAGAGACGAAGCGGATGCGGCACAATCGGTTCATGGCAAGCGTCTGATTCCGTTGGCCAAAGGACAAGGCAATTTTACATTGGACGAATTGAAAGAGGCCGTCGACTATCATAATCAGGGTGAAGTTTTCAAAAGCGGCATCGGCGCTATTTCCATTGAGAATCCTGTTCGCCGCATGGACGGCCAGGTATTTAAATTCGATGAAATGAAAAAAATTTCGGCGTACTGTAAAGAGCAGGGATTCAAATTACATCTGGATGGCGCGCGTTTGCACATCGCTTCGTCGTACTCCGGAGTTTCCATTAAAGAGTATGCGTCGTGTTTCGATACGGTGTATATTTCATTATACAAATATCTCGGAAGCGGTGGCGGCGCGATATTGTGCGGCGATGCGCCGGTTATCGATCAGATGCCGCATTGGATTAAAGTATACGGCGGTACGATGTTCCAAAGCTGGCCCTACGCGCTGATGGCTTTGAACAATCTTAAAGACATCGAAACACGGTTGAGTATGACTAAACAAAAAGGCGAGGATTTTGTTGCGCTGATCAATCAAACCGACGAATTTCAGATTGGCAAAATGGCCGATGGTACGAATGTCTTCGATCTGACCATCAAAGGCACCATCGATTACAAAAAATTTAACGATCTGCTTAGGGAAAAGGGGATTTTAATGGGACGGGCTAACAAAGGGATTGTCAAAACATTGATCAATGAAACGATTCTGAAAAGAGATAGCCATGAAATTTTGAAAGCCATGAAAGAAGCTTACAGCAAAGCGAAAACAGCTTAATCGTCAAGGAATATTATGTTTTGGCCAGCGCTTTTTTCAATTGGAATTGCTCAAGGGTTATTTTTAATCACCTTGATCATGATCAAAGGTCGTAAAAACTTCCTTGCTTCCCGATTGATCAGCATTATGATTTTTCTGATGATGTTATCGAATTTCGGATATTTGGCTATCCGTACTGAGTTATTGTATTATATTCCTCAAGTCTATGGATTGTCTTTTGGATCGTTGTTTCTTTTTGGTCCTCTGTTATATTTTTATTCCAAAGCCGTTTTGGTAAACGGATTTCAATGGCGTAGAAAAGATTGGTTACATTTTCTCCCATTTTTAATTCAAGCGACGACGGCGATACCGTGGTTTCTGAATGATTCCGAAGATTGGATTGTTTTTATTCGTACCTTTCTTGCAGGTAATTTAATCGTCGAGCTTTATCCAAAAATCGTATATGCCGCCCAAAATTTTCATTTACTGATTTACATTATCTTGACGTCACAACGAATTCGTTTGGCAAGACAAGAACACCAACAGGCGAAGTACGTTGTTCCGGTTTCTTCACGTGTCCGATGGCTTACCGGCTTAACGATGTGTTTGGCGCTTTTACTGGCTGCAGTCTTTTCGATGTATATTTTTGTAATAGTGCATGGAAAATTCAACCCGGTCACGAATTACATCTATACCGTTGTCACTTCCGGAATTATCTATTTCATGGCTTATTCGTATGTACTAAATCCTGAATTGATCACGCCTGATTTTTTGCAGAAATACCGGACTTATATGCCGTTTGACGGCGATATAGGCGAGAGGTATCTGGAAAAATTGAAGTCCTTGATGGATCATGAAAAATTGTATGTGAATCCCGATTTAAAACTTGCAGATCTGGCTGAGGCATTAAGTTTGCCACTACATCAGGTTTCGAAACTGATTAACGATAAGTTTGGTAAATCGTTTACCGATCTGATCAACGCGTATCGCGTTCAAGAATTTATCGACCGCGTTAATCGCCCTGAATATCAGTCACATTCCGTTTTTGGCCTGGCGCTTGACGTTGGTTTTAATAGCAAATCCGCATTCAACTCTGCCTTTAAAAAACTGACCGGTAAAACACCTTCCGAATACCGTCATGAGTCTGAAAAATCAGGCTTTTCAAGTCCGATTTTATAAATCAGGTCGAAGGGTTTCCTTTTAGAGCCTATCTTTATAAGTTGTTTGATTTTTTTTCATCAACTGAAGGAAACGCCTATGCGATGGTTAAAGTTCTGTATTTTTTTCTTTTTATCGATGGCTACGGATATTCAATATGGTTTTGCTCAGTTTCGCCCGGAAATCGATAGTACCGTCAATAATCTTGTGCACACGCCTGGATATAAAACCGGTCACTTGGGCGACTTGGGTGCAGTAAAAAAGTATGGAAACGGGCAACAAAACTTGATT
The sequence above is drawn from the bacterium genome and encodes:
- a CDS encoding response regulator transcription factor, producing MFKTVILYGIAMAALIALLKFIEYRFFVRDFTLEIYIGAVAVIFSFIGVWAGRRLTRVKVILARPDFTCDEKALQKLDISKREYEILELIAQGLSNQEIADRLYVSINTIKTHSSNLFMKLDARRRTQAIQRAKELRILP
- a CDS encoding DUF4199 domain-containing protein — its product is MRKIVWTFGLLCGGLITIFLWVMMFFMEKGVLTFDNGDLVGYASMIVSLSMIFFGIKSYRDRHQNGSIKFLTGLQIGLLISVIASLMYATGWEIYYQSSPNAKNNFMNEYADYCVKKMKNEGASEADIEKATKDMDGMKEIYKNFLPRFGITLMEIFPVGLAVSLICAGILRRKEVLPE
- a CDS encoding aminotransferase class I/II-fold pyridoxal phosphate-dependent enzyme produces the protein MSSRRAFLKGTAIAAVPTIFNFPGAIASLILPAFNADEINFFFDGDRNYTDPEFYSKKLYELAKATKDQADFYGQGGAVAALEQAFAAVTGKEKAIFVPSGTMANQLALKILSGNNTKIFVQETSHIFRDEADAAQSVHGKRLIPLAKGQGNFTLDELKEAVDYHNQGEVFKSGIGAISIENPVRRMDGQVFKFDEMKKISAYCKEQGFKLHLDGARLHIASSYSGVSIKEYASCFDTVYISLYKYLGSGGGAILCGDAPVIDQMPHWIKVYGGTMFQSWPYALMALNNLKDIETRLSMTKQKGEDFVALINQTDEFQIGKMADGTNVFDLTIKGTIDYKKFNDLLREKGILMGRANKGIVKTLINETILKRDSHEILKAMKEAYSKAKTA
- a CDS encoding MerR family transcriptional regulator yields the protein MFIGEVSKKTGFSRDTIRFYEKVGVIGKNLSRGENRYRQYGDTDILRLQRIKKIKAYGFTLTEIKKILEAWETDTVTCNAMLKIARKKTREIEIKIREMERIKERISVEFKRCALQCYNNRCKIL
- a CDS encoding helix-turn-helix domain-containing protein, with translation MFWPALFSIGIAQGLFLITLIMIKGRKNFLASRLISIMIFLMMLSNFGYLAIRTELLYYIPQVYGLSFGSLFLFGPLLYFYSKAVLVNGFQWRRKDWLHFLPFLIQATTAIPWFLNDSEDWIVFIRTFLAGNLIVELYPKIVYAAQNFHLLIYIILTSQRIRLARQEHQQAKYVVPVSSRVRWLTGLTMCLALLLAAVFSMYIFVIVHGKFNPVTNYIYTVVTSGIIYFMAYSYVLNPELITPDFLQKYRTYMPFDGDIGERYLEKLKSLMDHEKLYVNPDLKLADLAEALSLPLHQVSKLINDKFGKSFTDLINAYRVQEFIDRVNRPEYQSHSVFGLALDVGFNSKSAFNSAFKKLTGKTPSEYRHESEKSGFSSPIL
- a CDS encoding MBL fold metallo-hydrolase — its product is MKRFICSLLVILLGCTCSGWSQKQETARTYVCIPCGCIRDGEIFTKQGMCPSCGMYVVDKETGIAPPLEPKKIADGVYVIHHNAAATGFPQGNTTVIVGEREVLVVDACFLPSTAREDIAKIKTWTDKPVRYLVNTHWHYDHTWGNSTYAAAFPSIGIIAHKVTLEEMEGFNKEWLIRYPNDLKKLKQKVESGKDENGNPLKEDAIKAIKNDIAAREKVVAEFVNFTDRLPNLSFETELNINLGNREVQIKHMGLGNTAGDAVIFLPKEKILITGDILVYPTPYLCSGYPSEWNGTLQRMAALGPVQIVPGHGEILNDMSYLNQIVRLLTTTVSEVRRVFYKLGNGAQLEDVQKTMDLAAIRKEFAGDDKYLGDFFDRTVQGCLIRDAFYEVKLR
- a CDS encoding ankyrin repeat domain-containing protein: MKSIMFLFITAIMFCGCSQPPKDRFSVTVTTNDSLILFDGQPIARIQDEIEEVSYVMSTLSDTLDKLKQEMVDSAEHSNKNFYGRLFVEMPPQLSYKLVFKIIFSSQFAHFGEIRLRGTLKNGSRIEIPVISDQGIGLLHRIIITPKGALLSVSNRWAPPAECRASLNNESAGSTFEVIAPGENEGWSPSIFVPVSDDLKELKEELDWIQYELMKIGFSGGRHFLIQCTEDVSYGTLFSVAATIIESIKQSSQAEKNTLVDTLRPMLEPNGSVFRYYNGLTRSYDDFSIRTWLLKDGMQDTVVNSESRYLLLGFPNILRAAIEGGNTVRIQKLKEYGYDLNQYAFLNFSVNAAWRGFTPLLLAIQCNEPEIVKTLIASGADLNKRSVQFKEIITDLKAKRSPTMIGRVVSPLALANEKGNKEIVELLKSAGAE
- a CDS encoding MBL fold metallo-hydrolase, with protein sequence MKFYNLIVCCCALIAPAVQSQTFSISYLGNMGVLIQDEKQSLIIDGLHSFYDSLYMYPPQSLVDSIINRQGRFENTRSLFVTHRHRDHFEPSLTLRFLKHPDARACVPQQAADSMALYEDFSLVRKRVFSLKPADRDTLSGMPYTVIALNIPHSSPQRHHAVQNIGYIIDIGGKKILHVGDMNADGQVLKALNLLHDNIDIAILPLWVVYDADNRKLVEQWIHPKSIIITHIYPGEKESELIEFEQQIPGSVIFYKLYQTVRF